The following DNA comes from Candidatus Woesearchaeota archaeon.
CTATAGTGAAGCTCTAGCTTTTTTTGTATTTGCCCATCAGCATAGCTTCCCCTATCTTATGCTTCTCTACTGCCGAATAAAGCTCTTCTGCGGTTCCGGCATCAAGGCTTTCGGTGTCAAGAGCATACAGCCTGAAGAAATACCTGTGCGTGCCTGAAGGGGGGCAGGGGCCGCCATATTCCTTTCTTCCGAAATCATTTTCTATCTCCTCGCCTGCTGTGCTGCCATCTTCTATAGAGCGCCTGCCGGCAGGTATGTTCTTTATCAGCCAGTGTTTCCATGTTTTTCCAGGCGCATCAGGATCGTCAAAAATCAGGGCAAAGCTCTTTGTTTGCTGCGGAACATTGTCCCACTTCAGTTCAGGATTTATGTCCTGCCCCTGACAGGTGTATTCTACAGGGATATCTCCTTCATGCCCAAAAGCATTCGATGTAAGCTTCATGTTCCCACCTCCAATGGTTTTCTCAGCAAGCTCAGCCCGCTGGGCAGTCTGGCTGCTGCATGACAATAAAAACAGGGACAAAACAAAGGCAAATAACAGCTTTTTCATGCATACAGCAGGATTTTTTTCTTAATAAATGTTTTGATATAGAAAACTTTTTAAACATCACTAAGCAGGATATGATATATGTTCCAGTCAGTACAAAGGTTGCGCAGGGATGAGAAGCTGATAATTTTCCTTGGTGTGATATTGACAGTTATAGTATTCTATTTCATAAATTATTATTTCATAGGTCAGGGAATGATATATTGGGCTTTGGTCGAGACAGGAGTGATGTGGCTGGTTATAATCTCGCTGCTTATACTCGCAGACAACCAGAGAATACTAAATGAGGAGCTGAAAGATATACTCAGGGAGAGCATAAAGGAAAGCAAAACACTGAAGCAGATAAGCAGGGAGCAGCTCGAGGAGATAAAGCTCCTGAGAGGCTCGAAAAAGAAATGATCATGTAAAGAACCTTATTCTGCCTTTTTGTAAATGCTCAAGGCCTGAGCGCGGGCTCCTATACCTAAGGTTTATGTCTCCTTCTACTATATGCGGGAATTCACTGCAGGTGAACCTTACATTATGCTCACCGCCCACTTTCAGCATTACATCATACTCATTTGTCTGGGAGCATTCCCCATCCTGGTAAGAGACAGAGACAAGCTCTACCGGCAGAAGGTTCTGGTTTCTTATGGTGAATCCTATTTCATTCGGACTGGAATAAGGCTCCCTGCATAAGAATTCTATGGAAATCTTGCACATAAGGTTGCCGTAGAGCCCGAAGCTAAGAAAGCCGAAATAGAAAAGTATTATCATGCAGCCCATCAGAAAAATAAACAGCCAGCCGTAAGATACCACAAACCTGAAAAATATACCCTCTTCCCTTTCCATTGGGTATCTTAGGAAGAAATAGTATATAAAGTTTTCACTCTAAGGGGGAGCTATTCGTCAACCGTAAACAGGCTGCTGTCATTAACATC
Coding sequences within:
- a CDS encoding YbhB/YbcL family Raf kinase inhibitor-like protein; amino-acid sequence: MKKLLFAFVLSLFLLSCSSQTAQRAELAEKTIGGGNMKLTSNAFGHEGDIPVEYTCQGQDINPELKWDNVPQQTKSFALIFDDPDAPGKTWKHWLIKNIPAGRRSIEDGSTAGEEIENDFGRKEYGGPCPPSGTHRYFFRLYALDTESLDAGTAEELYSAVEKHKIGEAMLMGKYKKS